A section of the Alkalihalobacillus sp. LMS39 genome encodes:
- a CDS encoding HNH endonuclease signature motif containing protein: MKIRQELLAAIKIGNLMKFYKSKEWLSLRKKALKRDNYECQMCKSKGSYHKAENVHHIKEVKTHPELALSLNNLQCLCISCHNEIHDRLEETRKPKFMNEERW; encoded by the coding sequence ATGAAGATTAGGCAAGAATTACTAGCTGCTATTAAGATAGGAAACCTGATGAAATTTTATAAGTCTAAGGAATGGTTATCGCTTAGGAAGAAAGCCTTGAAGCGTGACAATTATGAATGTCAAATGTGCAAGTCAAAAGGAAGCTATCATAAAGCAGAGAACGTGCATCACATTAAAGAAGTTAAGACTCATCCAGAACTGGCTCTGTCGTTAAATAATCTCCAATGCTTATGCATTAGTTGTCACAATGAAATACATGATCGGCTAGAAGAAACGAGAAAACCTAAATTCATGAATGAAGAGAGATGGTAA
- a CDS encoding P27 family phage terminase small subunit, producing MNINSDTRKLAHIDYLNKMKYKEIAEKYKVSINTVKSWKKRYNWQRDTASLPQFAPEIEEMQPDSQLEQQNPLRELIKNDLLNQLKNNGTFGSHFKDLVCDYMSMWDIKNMLIDDISRRGVVVKWSNGKQSGEKKNESINELNKTNAQMLKILAELELRASKFDKDDDDAEDV from the coding sequence ATGAATATTAATTCAGACACGCGCAAACTCGCTCATATCGACTATTTGAATAAAATGAAATACAAAGAAATTGCCGAAAAATACAAAGTCTCGATTAATACGGTTAAGTCCTGGAAAAAACGTTATAATTGGCAAAGAGATACTGCATCACTGCCTCAATTCGCACCCGAAATTGAGGAAATGCAACCTGATTCTCAATTAGAACAGCAAAATCCACTTAGAGAATTAATAAAAAATGATTTATTAAACCAACTTAAAAATAATGGGACGTTCGGTAGTCACTTTAAGGATTTAGTGTGTGATTACATGTCGATGTGGGACATAAAAAATATGCTAATTGATGATATCTCTCGACGGGGAGTTGTCGTCAAATGGTCAAATGGAAAACAATCAGGGGAAAAAAAGAACGAGAGTATTAATGAATTGAACAAAACAAATGCTCAAATGTTGAAAATTCTAGCAGAACTTGAATTAAGAGCATCTAAGTTTGATAAGGATGATGACGATGCCGAAGATGTATAA
- a CDS encoding terminase TerL endonuclease subunit, whose amino-acid sequence MPKMYKYHPYIDEYMYMVESGKIQACKEQKLLMDFLRWKLDQPEVVIDAEAIEKSVEVPADYFPFELFVWQKFCNAFIFGVRYKDGRLMFNRFLIEIGRGAGKNGYISYNSFFMLTGHHGIQNYDIDIVATSEKQAKTSFEDVYNVLDDPKHSKKMKKVFYKSKVLIQHKKTKSKMEYNTSNARTKDGKRSGVIIFDEIHEYDNYGDVKVFTSGLGKKPDPRTFYITTDGYIRGGVLDDLKAEAKMVLNKELPESTLFPFICKLDDEKEVDNIDMWEKANPSYRYNKHLQTEMKLEYHDMQLNSALRTEFMTKRMNLPVEDARKEVATYEERLATEKPFPEELKGIEAIGAVDFAQIRDFCSVGLLFKFDGKRYWMQHTFMHHTAPKLQDINQEIIALAIEKKLLTVVYDESINSGHVLNWFVEQAKTFRILKVSMDLYRSTILKEAFTTAGFDVEIVRRGAATHAMLSPLVEEMFVQRTVVFGDDPLMRWYVGNVYKEEHHNGNVEYKKIDKEKRKTDGFFAFLHALNFDSDLKEQTAITKDNVKKIFKSYNY is encoded by the coding sequence ATGCCGAAGATGTATAAGTATCATCCTTACATCGATGAATACATGTACATGGTTGAAAGTGGTAAAATCCAAGCTTGTAAAGAACAAAAATTATTAATGGATTTTCTACGTTGGAAGTTAGATCAACCAGAAGTTGTTATCGATGCAGAAGCAATAGAAAAATCTGTTGAGGTTCCTGCAGACTATTTTCCTTTTGAGTTATTTGTGTGGCAAAAATTTTGTAATGCTTTCATTTTTGGCGTTAGGTATAAAGATGGACGGTTGATGTTCAACCGTTTTTTAATTGAGATTGGTCGTGGAGCTGGTAAGAATGGTTACATTTCTTATAACAGCTTTTTTATGTTGACAGGACATCATGGCATACAGAATTACGACATCGATATTGTTGCTACATCAGAAAAACAGGCCAAAACATCGTTTGAAGATGTGTACAATGTTCTGGACGATCCGAAACACAGTAAAAAAATGAAAAAGGTTTTTTACAAGTCAAAGGTTCTTATTCAGCACAAAAAAACAAAATCAAAAATGGAATACAACACGTCAAACGCCAGAACGAAGGATGGTAAGCGAAGTGGTGTTATCATCTTTGATGAAATACATGAATATGACAACTACGGTGATGTGAAAGTATTTACATCCGGTTTAGGTAAGAAACCAGACCCACGGACATTCTACATCACGACAGATGGTTATATACGCGGTGGAGTCCTGGACGATTTAAAAGCAGAAGCTAAAATGGTCCTTAACAAAGAACTTCCCGAATCAACGCTGTTTCCTTTCATTTGTAAATTGGACGATGAAAAAGAAGTTGATAACATTGATATGTGGGAGAAAGCCAACCCTTCATATCGTTACAATAAACATTTACAGACAGAAATGAAGCTAGAATATCATGACATGCAGCTGAATAGCGCATTGCGAACAGAATTCATGACGAAACGTATGAATTTGCCTGTTGAAGATGCAAGAAAGGAAGTTGCAACCTATGAGGAACGATTAGCAACTGAAAAGCCTTTTCCTGAAGAACTTAAGGGAATAGAAGCAATCGGTGCTGTTGACTTTGCACAAATTAGAGACTTTTGCTCTGTTGGATTGTTATTTAAATTTGATGGAAAGCGTTACTGGATGCAGCATACGTTCATGCACCATACGGCTCCGAAGCTTCAAGATATCAATCAGGAGATTATTGCTTTAGCAATAGAGAAGAAGTTACTAACTGTTGTCTATGATGAATCAATTAATTCTGGGCATGTGTTAAATTGGTTTGTTGAGCAGGCTAAGACATTCAGAATATTGAAGGTCAGCATGGATTTATACCGTTCAACAATCCTAAAAGAAGCCTTCACAACAGCTGGCTTTGATGTGGAAATTGTTCGGAGAGGTGCAGCAACACATGCAATGTTGTCTCCTCTTGTTGAAGAAATGTTTGTACAACGTACAGTTGTGTTTGGAGATGATCCACTGATGCGTTGGTATGTTGGGAATGTTTATAAGGAAGAACATCATAACGGTAATGTTGAATATAAGAAAATCGATAAAGAAAAGCGGAAGACCGATGGGTTTTTCGCTTTTTTACATGCTTTGAACTTTGATTCTGACTTGAAAGAGCAAACCGCAATAACAAAAGATAATGTTAAAAAAATATTTAAATCGTACAACTATTAA
- a CDS encoding phage portal protein has translation MGAFDWFRAWFGSNNTIKLDGYFFELNVKAYYKRLAVESCIDLIANTVSRCEFQTFEKGKEKRGETYYLLNVQPNQNQNATEFIHSLINNLIMNNEVLIIMQDDQLYVADDYSKKEYAFKENVYRDVVIGELKLDKTFLESDVLNIKLNNRNVMNVINSLYEDYGKLLASGINYYKRKNNKRYLIKGDFIRPQDKETQEAIDEMFQGQLKNWFDPDKEGSAFQIQDGYAMEDMSDGQKGNAGNIGTSRDIREMINDIIDFVAMPLHIPRGLIKGDVADVEKLVDSFLMFGIKPIVELVMDEINRKMYTKAQFLERTYMKIDTNQIKVVDITQLASAADKLFAIGFSFNDILALVGRDPIHEEWANKRYVTKNYQDIQSLEGGESE, from the coding sequence GTGGGAGCGTTTGATTGGTTTAGAGCATGGTTTGGTTCAAACAATACGATTAAACTAGATGGCTATTTCTTTGAACTAAACGTCAAGGCTTATTACAAGCGGTTAGCGGTTGAGTCGTGTATTGATTTAATTGCTAACACGGTTAGTAGGTGTGAATTTCAAACTTTTGAAAAAGGGAAAGAAAAAAGAGGCGAGACTTATTATCTCTTAAATGTACAACCCAATCAAAACCAAAATGCAACAGAATTTATTCATAGCTTAATAAACAATTTAATCATGAATAATGAGGTGTTGATTATTATGCAAGATGATCAGTTGTATGTGGCAGATGATTATTCAAAGAAAGAATATGCATTTAAAGAAAATGTTTATAGAGATGTCGTTATAGGTGAACTGAAGCTCGATAAAACATTTCTGGAATCTGATGTCCTAAATATTAAGCTTAATAACCGAAATGTGATGAACGTCATAAATAGTCTATATGAAGACTATGGGAAGCTACTGGCCTCAGGGATTAATTACTATAAACGAAAAAACAATAAGCGTTATCTAATTAAAGGGGATTTTATAAGACCACAGGACAAAGAGACTCAAGAAGCTATAGATGAAATGTTCCAAGGTCAGTTAAAGAATTGGTTTGACCCGGACAAAGAAGGATCGGCTTTTCAAATACAGGATGGTTATGCGATGGAAGATATGAGCGATGGTCAAAAGGGTAACGCAGGAAATATTGGTACGAGTCGTGATATCCGCGAAATGATAAACGACATTATTGATTTTGTGGCAATGCCATTGCACATTCCAAGAGGATTAATTAAGGGTGATGTTGCTGATGTTGAAAAACTTGTTGATAGTTTTCTTATGTTTGGTATAAAACCAATTGTTGAGCTAGTCATGGATGAAATCAACCGGAAAATGTACACCAAGGCACAGTTCTTAGAACGTACGTATATGAAGATTGATACAAATCAAATAAAAGTCGTTGATATTACTCAACTTGCTTCCGCAGCTGACAAGCTTTTTGCGATAGGCTTTAGTTTTAATGACATCCTAGCTCTAGTTGGAAGAGATCCAATTCACGAGGAATGGGCTAACAAGCGATATGTTACAAAGAATTATCAAGACATTCAATCTCTGGAGGGAGGTGAAAGTGAATGA
- a CDS encoding head maturation protease, ClpP-related: protein MTKKRFRNEKYNTLPKIDKVFKAEAIDTETSKITIYGDIGESWWGEYITATDVENALKNITTSSVHVHVNSYGGDVFDGIAIYNQLKNHSAKIIMHIDGIAASAASIIAMAGDEIVMGLGSMLMIHEGSTFAWGTKTDIRKTLNALEGIDKSIADIYMGRYKGERNEIDTMIVNETWFTSNEAVEVGLADRVDEEQEVVENSDPEDFKNSVLQRFRQKHQKASNPEQFSTNENILIRLKRQA, encoded by the coding sequence ATGACAAAAAAGAGATTTAGAAATGAGAAATATAACACTCTGCCAAAGATTGATAAAGTATTTAAAGCAGAGGCCATTGATACTGAAACTTCTAAAATAACAATCTATGGAGACATCGGTGAATCATGGTGGGGAGAATATATCACGGCAACCGATGTGGAAAATGCCCTGAAAAACATCACAACAAGCTCTGTCCATGTACATGTAAATAGTTACGGAGGAGACGTGTTTGATGGTATCGCGATTTATAACCAGTTAAAGAACCATTCAGCAAAAATTATTATGCATATTGATGGTATTGCAGCTTCTGCAGCTTCAATCATAGCAATGGCTGGTGATGAAATTGTAATGGGTCTTGGCTCTATGTTAATGATTCATGAGGGTTCAACATTTGCATGGGGAACAAAAACTGACATAAGGAAAACGTTAAACGCTCTTGAAGGAATTGATAAATCGATTGCAGATATCTACATGGGTAGATATAAGGGTGAACGAAATGAAATAGACACTATGATTGTAAATGAAACGTGGTTTACTTCTAATGAAGCAGTTGAAGTAGGACTTGCTGACCGTGTGGATGAGGAACAAGAAGTGGTTGAAAATTCAGATCCGGAAGACTTTAAGAACAGTGTATTACAGAGATTTCGCCAAAAACACCAAAAGGCTTCAAATCCAGAACAATTTAGTACAAACGAAAATATTTTAATCCGATTGAAACGCCAAGCATAG
- a CDS encoding phage major capsid protein: MTKSRALLKTVQQKNLTKMNLQYFGGTGGIKNLDTKTAIENKEERIKAMREAFESGDANDVAETIISNFENNMVHIQDMMNSVVKEAKQAEEENWDAQVLASRGVRVLTTEEKKFYNAAIEAESFDEVIKLMPPTVFERVFEDLEKEHPLLSLVNFQQTGATTAWVLRKPGEPVAFWGDVTAAIQEMLDEGFRTIEQGMFKLSGFLVVSKAMFELGPTWLDRYVRTFMSEVVADELENVIVKGDGDKKPIGMMKDLEADIVGGKYQDKQAIPLPDFTPATIGKEILAPTTKNGTRRYTGVTLIINPLDYAMRLFAIGAKQRDDGTWTYNNFAVPGLTIVQSPAVPLGKMISGKPKDYFMGVATTQKLETTDVLRMIEDQRLYLIRQLANGRPLDADSFRVFDISQIGETPTP; this comes from the coding sequence ATGACAAAGAGTAGAGCTTTATTAAAAACTGTACAGCAGAAGAATCTTACAAAAATGAATTTGCAGTATTTTGGAGGAACAGGGGGTATTAAGAACCTCGACACAAAAACTGCAATTGAGAACAAAGAAGAAAGAATTAAAGCGATGCGAGAAGCATTTGAGAGTGGCGATGCTAATGATGTAGCCGAGACTATTATCTCAAACTTTGAAAATAACATGGTTCACATTCAAGATATGATGAACAGCGTTGTAAAAGAAGCAAAGCAAGCAGAAGAAGAAAATTGGGATGCACAAGTATTAGCTTCTCGTGGTGTTCGTGTTCTTACGACAGAAGAAAAGAAATTTTATAATGCAGCTATTGAAGCAGAGTCATTTGATGAAGTCATTAAGCTAATGCCTCCAACCGTATTTGAACGTGTTTTTGAGGACCTTGAAAAGGAACATCCTTTGTTGTCGTTAGTTAACTTCCAACAAACAGGAGCTACAACGGCTTGGGTATTAAGAAAACCAGGCGAACCAGTTGCGTTCTGGGGAGATGTTACTGCAGCTATTCAGGAAATGCTTGATGAAGGGTTCCGTACAATCGAACAAGGAATGTTCAAGCTTAGTGGTTTCTTAGTTGTTTCGAAAGCAATGTTTGAACTTGGACCGACTTGGTTAGATCGCTATGTTCGTACTTTTATGAGTGAAGTTGTTGCTGATGAATTGGAAAACGTAATTGTAAAAGGTGACGGGGATAAAAAGCCTATTGGAATGATGAAGGATTTAGAGGCTGATATTGTTGGAGGAAAGTACCAAGATAAACAAGCAATTCCTTTACCTGACTTCACTCCTGCTACGATTGGAAAAGAAATTTTAGCTCCAACTACAAAGAATGGCACTCGTCGTTATACAGGAGTTACTCTAATTATTAATCCGTTAGATTATGCAATGAGACTTTTCGCAATTGGTGCCAAGCAACGTGATGACGGTACATGGACTTACAACAATTTTGCTGTTCCAGGACTTACAATTGTTCAATCTCCTGCAGTTCCTTTAGGAAAGATGATTTCAGGGAAACCAAAGGATTACTTCATGGGAGTTGCGACAACACAAAAACTTGAAACAACTGATGTTCTTCGAATGATTGAGGACCAGCGACTCTATTTAATTCGACAATTGGCAAACGGGCGTCCACTTGATGCAGATTCATTCCGTGTCTTTGATATTAGTCAAATTGGGGAAACGCCAACACCATAA
- a CDS encoding phage head closure protein gives MKAYQETFNDGFLYFGHKKTKRSERGKRIGVFFEKEGKLAFRELSCRESDYELAGALGSSLDMKVKTRYPPSFRTINKNQLKCMIDNMEFDVLKVDSDREKKFLFFYLQEVGRTNEREDKEVYSRTESRDAPNDTESL, from the coding sequence ATGAAAGCATATCAGGAGACCTTTAATGACGGGTTCCTTTATTTCGGGCATAAGAAAACAAAGCGCTCTGAACGAGGAAAGCGTATAGGTGTCTTTTTTGAAAAAGAGGGGAAACTTGCTTTTCGAGAATTGTCATGTAGGGAAAGTGACTATGAGCTTGCTGGTGCGCTAGGAAGTAGTCTTGATATGAAGGTGAAAACGAGATATCCACCATCTTTTCGTACGATAAACAAAAATCAGTTGAAATGTATGATTGATAATATGGAATTTGATGTTTTAAAGGTGGACAGTGATAGAGAAAAGAAATTCCTCTTTTTCTATTTACAGGAGGTGGGAAGAACAAATGAACGAGAAGACAAAGAAGTATATTCAAGAACAGAATCAAGAGATGCTCCAAACGATACGGAATCACTTTAG
- a CDS encoding phage tail protein — MPTVVENFDAMAIKNSSVQFFDNGTQKEGTKFGCVGNLGGETTLKEIIKRCEGVEVRKITKPEKIDLTVSAHIPVKVVRDIFGINSTDLKPGVYKYSQNSKGKEFVFTADVIDEFEDVVKLIAFPKCSSATGFRFTIENGADEVAEMEVEITAYPDEKKNLYYEAFASELQDTNIQENWHKLFTYELVEKIPTP, encoded by the coding sequence ATGCCAACAGTTGTAGAGAATTTTGATGCAATGGCCATCAAAAATAGTTCTGTTCAATTCTTTGATAATGGGACACAAAAAGAAGGAACGAAATTTGGATGTGTCGGGAATCTTGGTGGAGAAACAACGTTAAAGGAAATCATTAAACGTTGTGAAGGAGTTGAAGTGCGGAAAATCACAAAACCTGAAAAAATTGATTTAACAGTTTCAGCTCATATTCCAGTAAAAGTGGTTCGTGATATTTTTGGTATTAATTCAACAGACTTAAAGCCCGGAGTATATAAATATTCACAGAACAGCAAAGGGAAGGAATTTGTATTTACTGCTGATGTGATTGATGAGTTTGAAGATGTTGTGAAGCTGATTGCTTTTCCGAAGTGTTCAAGTGCTACAGGATTCCGTTTTACTATCGAAAACGGAGCGGATGAAGTCGCCGAAATGGAAGTGGAGATAACAGCATATCCGGATGAAAAGAAAAACTTGTACTATGAAGCCTTTGCTTCTGAACTACAAGATACAAACATTCAAGAAAATTGGCACAAGTTATTTACTTATGAACTGGTAGAAAAGATTCCTACACCGTAA